In Deltaproteobacteria bacterium, a genomic segment contains:
- a CDS encoding phosphocholine cytidylyltransferase family protein encodes MKGVILAAGRGSRMKDETDNKPKCLAKLGGKPLIQWQIESMKEGQIEEIGIVRGYMSHMLDGYGDKHFENHRWSETNMVMSLTCAEEWLDNGTCIVSYSDIVYSADTISLLSKKEGDIVITYDKEWLKLWQKRFENPLSDAETFRIDKRGVLVEIGNRAKSLDEIEGQYMGLLKFTSRGWQQVKGYLSTLNQEECDRLDMTGLLNRLIERKIIIDTVPINEWWYEVDSEKDLKIYNSLLNERDCN; translated from the coding sequence ATGAAGGGGGTAATACTTGCTGCCGGAAGAGGTAGCCGGATGAAGGATGAGACCGATAATAAGCCTAAATGTTTGGCAAAACTAGGAGGAAAGCCGCTCATTCAATGGCAGATAGAGTCAATGAAGGAGGGGCAAATTGAGGAGATAGGTATTGTACGGGGGTACATGTCCCATATGCTTGACGGCTATGGAGATAAACATTTTGAGAACCACAGATGGTCAGAGACCAATATGGTAATGTCATTGACCTGTGCGGAAGAATGGTTGGATAACGGCACCTGTATAGTTAGCTACTCTGATATCGTATATTCTGCTGATACTATTTCTTTATTGTCGAAAAAAGAAGGTGATATAGTGATTACTTATGATAAAGAATGGTTAAAGTTATGGCAGAAACGATTTGAAAATCCATTATCGGATGCAGAAACATTTCGTATTGATAAAAGAGGAGTTTTAGTTGAAATTGGTAATAGAGCAAAAAGTCTTGATGAGATTGAAGGGCAGTATATGGGTCTTCTAAAATTTACTTCCAGAGGGTGGCAACAGGTAAAAGGTTATCTATCTACTTTAAATCAGGAAGAATGCGACAGGCTTGATATGACGGGTCTGCTAAACAGATTAATAGAAAGAAAAATCATTATAGACACAGTGCCCATAAATGAATGGTGGTATGAAGTAGATAGTGAAAAGGATTTGAAAATATATAACTCTTTATTGAATGAAAGGGATTGCAATTGA
- a CDS encoding class I SAM-dependent methyltransferase gives MKKERITEEDFERMFDCGKNDFPPGFSSRLATVNTVYREAEREDIEEYTLDLLKRIQSPQITRTKEENLQAFEKGWGENLEALKIKGVTSESLKPGYFRPSNYLRYRKNLIIPDNPHIEYDLFNLAREVIFTKYLSPYETICEIGCGSCQNLFMLSELYPEKKLIGLDWTLSSSEIAGLLSKTLKRDIEGHLFDMMEPESDLSIKPAGAIITIHAMEQVGTNYGNLLSFILNAKPAIVLHYEPILDFYDENNLLDFLALSYCKKRNYLSGYLTALKALEKEGEIEIIEARRPYLGGVVHEASLVIWRPKG, from the coding sequence ATGAAAAAAGAAAGAATAACAGAAGAGGATTTTGAACGAATGTTTGACTGTGGGAAAAATGATTTTCCTCCTGGGTTTTCATCGCGTCTTGCTACAGTTAATACGGTCTATCGGGAAGCGGAAAGAGAAGATATTGAAGAATATACTCTTGATCTTTTAAAAAGAATTCAATCTCCCCAAATTACCAGGACAAAGGAAGAAAACCTCCAGGCTTTTGAAAAAGGCTGGGGAGAAAACCTGGAAGCATTGAAAATAAAAGGTGTCACGTCGGAAAGTCTTAAGCCCGGGTACTTTCGCCCCTCAAACTATCTTCGCTACAGGAAGAATCTTATTATCCCCGATAACCCTCATATAGAGTATGATCTGTTTAACCTTGCCCGGGAGGTGATATTTACAAAATATCTATCTCCTTATGAAACCATATGTGAGATAGGCTGCGGAAGCTGTCAAAATCTGTTTATGCTTAGTGAACTTTACCCTGAGAAAAAACTGATTGGTCTTGACTGGACATTATCTTCATCTGAAATTGCCGGATTGCTTTCCAAAACATTGAAAAGAGATATTGAAGGTCACCTTTTTGATATGATGGAACCAGAGTCGGACCTGTCTATTAAACCTGCCGGCGCCATAATAACCATTCATGCCATGGAGCAGGTAGGGACTAATTATGGAAACCTGCTATCTTTTATTCTGAATGCAAAGCCAGCTATCGTTTTACACTATGAACCGATTCTCGACTTTTATGATGAGAACAACCTTCTTGATTTCCTTGCCTTAAGTTACTGCAAAAAAAGAAATTATCTGTCCGGTTATTTGACTGCATTAAAAGCGCTGGAAAAAGAAGGGGAAATTGAAATTATTGAGGCACGAAGGCCATATCTCGGGGGAGTCGTTCATGAGGCTTCACTTGTCATATGGAGGCCAAAAGGATAA
- a CDS encoding nucleotidyltransferase family protein — MQHKTSTDNLKAMDVVILIGGKGTRLKDVINDRPKPMAEINGRPFLDILIEYVASFGFCRFILCSGYMSDFISRYYEKQETSYSIIISKEKEPLGTGGAVKNAECYIKSDPFLVMNGDSFCLVNLEDFVGFHIEKKADLSLSLASIDNAADYGTVKINQENCIESFVEKGISSAGYINAGVYIFNKSILEKMPSEKAFSLENDLFPQLAGKSFYGYETGGEIIDIGTPERYRKAQQAIKKMLRS; from the coding sequence ATGCAACACAAGACTTCTACTGATAACTTGAAAGCCATGGATGTTGTGATCTTAATCGGTGGCAAGGGGACACGTCTTAAGGATGTTATCAATGACCGTCCAAAGCCGATGGCAGAAATAAATGGCCGCCCATTTCTTGATATTCTTATAGAGTATGTCGCTAGTTTTGGTTTTTGTCGATTTATCCTATGTTCTGGCTACATGTCGGATTTCATAAGTAGATATTATGAGAAACAAGAAACATCTTACAGCATAATAATATCTAAGGAGAAAGAACCGCTTGGGACGGGGGGGGCCGTAAAAAATGCAGAATGCTATATTAAAAGTGATCCTTTTTTGGTAATGAACGGAGATTCATTTTGTCTGGTAAACCTGGAAGATTTTGTCGGTTTTCATATTGAGAAAAAAGCTGATCTTTCTCTCTCTTTAGCTTCTATTGACAATGCAGCGGATTATGGAACTGTTAAGATTAACCAGGAAAATTGTATAGAAAGCTTTGTTGAAAAAGGAATAAGCTCTGCAGGTTATATTAATGCAGGCGTTTATATTTTTAACAAAAGTATATTAGAGAAAATGCCTTCTGAAAAAGCCTTTTCTCTTGAAAATGATCTCTTCCCGCAACTTGCAGGTAAATCATTTTATGGCTATGAAACTGGAGGAGAAATAATCGATATAGGCACTCCGGAAAGATATAGAAAAGCGCAGCAAGCAATAAAAAAGATGCTAAGGTCATAA
- a CDS encoding gamma-glutamyl-gamma-aminobutyrate hydrolase family protein (Members of this family of hydrolases with an active site Cys residue belong to MEROPS family C26.) translates to MIENDSYYEVRDALDVRWAQLLGKLGWLPVILPTAFDFGEYFRSFKIDGVVLSGGNDLALHSDSSLSRKRDAFEMGIIKFALNNDIPVFGICRGMQILAQYFNCTFKKIDGHVGSRHKLVNSDRSRYKDDLAKLNEVNSFHNYGIDIVHDDLIVSARSEDDAVEAIEHKHYKVFGQMWHSERETPFSDVELNIISKFFN, encoded by the coding sequence TTGATTGAAAATGACAGTTATTATGAGGTCAGAGATGCCCTTGATGTAAGATGGGCTCAGTTACTGGGAAAACTTGGATGGCTTCCAGTAATTCTTCCAACAGCCTTTGACTTTGGAGAATATTTTCGATCATTTAAAATTGATGGAGTTGTACTTAGCGGGGGAAATGATCTTGCTCTACATTCGGACAGCAGTTTGTCCCGGAAGAGAGATGCCTTTGAAATGGGAATTATTAAATTTGCGCTAAATAATGATATTCCTGTTTTTGGAATTTGCAGAGGGATGCAGATATTGGCCCAATATTTTAACTGTACATTTAAAAAAATAGATGGGCATGTTGGTAGTAGGCATAAATTGGTTAATTCGGACAGATCGAGATATAAGGATGATTTAGCTAAATTGAATGAAGTGAATTCATTTCATAATTACGGCATAGACATTGTACATGATGATTTGATTGTATCTGCAAGGAGTGAAGATGATGCAGTAGAAGCAATTGAACATAAGCATTATAAGGTGTTTGGGCAAATGTGGCACAGCGAAAGGGAAACCCCTTTTTCTGATGTTGAACTGAATATAATAAGTAAATTTTTTAACTGA
- the rfbC gene encoding dTDP-4-dehydrorhamnose 3,5-epimerase yields MEVVKTELDGVLLIKPDIFEDHRGYYVETYNEEIYREKGIDVKFVQDDISVSSKDVLRGIHGDGETWKLISCLYGKFYFVVVNCDETSENFGKWQSFTLSETNRFQVLVPPKHGNGHLVLSDSAIFHYKQSTYYNPAGQFTYKWDDKKLNIWWPVKQPILSRRDETGHFV; encoded by the coding sequence ATGGAAGTGGTTAAAACAGAATTGGATGGAGTTTTGCTAATCAAACCGGACATTTTTGAAGATCATCGTGGATATTATGTTGAGACATACAACGAAGAGATATATCGGGAAAAAGGAATTGATGTGAAGTTTGTCCAGGATGATATATCGGTATCTTCGAAGGATGTATTAAGAGGCATTCATGGTGATGGAGAAACGTGGAAACTTATTTCCTGTCTTTATGGAAAATTTTATTTTGTCGTTGTTAATTGTGATGAAACATCAGAGAACTTTGGCAAATGGCAGTCCTTTACTCTTTCAGAGACAAACCGATTTCAGGTTCTCGTTCCTCCGAAACATGGAAATGGACATCTGGTTTTGAGTGATAGCGCTATCTTTCATTATAAACAATCTACTTACTATAATCCGGCAGGACAGTTTACCTACAAGTGGGATGATAAAAAGCTAAACATATGGTGGCCTGTTAAGCAGCCCATCCTTTCCAGAAGAGATGAAACCGGTCACTTTGTTTAA
- a CDS encoding NAD-dependent epimerase/dehydratase family protein: MISEKILKSFSSKKVLVTGGTGLIGRQVVDILVSTGADVRIVSLDKINVNDKAEHIFGDLTHFDFCKEVTKGIDCTFHIAGIGASVQATVNHPASHFVPHLMMNTNVLEASRLNGIEKLVYTSSIGAYASAEVFVESDYSIDSKPMDFAGWAKRMAEMQVDAYKKEYGLKGYSIVRPANVFGPGDNFDPVNALVIPSLISRIHRGDNPLVVWGDGSAIRDFVYSRDCAEGIILALYHGTGDGFMNLGSGKGYSIGELVETLHHIIDFNYVFDPEKPSGYPKRVMDISLAREKIGYQPTTTLAEGLKATWEWYCKHRDEHKLKMNYFKE; encoded by the coding sequence ATGATTAGTGAAAAAATATTAAAAAGCTTTTCTTCTAAAAAGGTTCTGGTTACGGGTGGCACCGGTTTAATCGGGAGACAGGTTGTTGATATCCTGGTTTCTACCGGTGCTGACGTAAGGATTGTGTCGCTTGATAAAATTAATGTCAATGATAAAGCCGAACATATTTTTGGAGATTTAACCCATTTTGATTTCTGTAAAGAAGTAACAAAGGGAATTGACTGTACTTTTCATATTGCCGGCATAGGGGCATCTGTTCAGGCAACCGTTAATCATCCGGCGAGCCATTTTGTCCCCCATCTGATGATGAATACTAATGTCCTGGAAGCAAGCCGACTAAATGGCATCGAAAAACTTGTCTATACGAGCAGCATAGGCGCCTATGCCAGCGCTGAAGTATTTGTTGAATCTGATTATTCGATTGATTCCAAACCCATGGATTTTGCAGGCTGGGCAAAAAGAATGGCTGAAATGCAGGTTGATGCTTACAAGAAAGAGTATGGTTTAAAAGGTTATTCCATTGTCAGGCCGGCTAATGTTTTTGGGCCCGGTGATAACTTTGATCCCGTAAACGCCCTGGTCATTCCATCTCTCATAAGCAGGATTCACAGGGGGGACAATCCACTCGTTGTCTGGGGAGATGGATCAGCAATAAGAGATTTTGTCTATAGCCGTGATTGTGCAGAAGGGATTATTCTTGCCCTTTACCATGGCACGGGTGATGGTTTTATGAATCTCGGCAGTGGAAAAGGCTATTCCATAGGTGAACTTGTTGAAACTCTTCACCATATTATCGATTTCAATTATGTATTCGACCCTGAAAAACCCTCAGGCTATCCGAAGAGAGTAATGGATATTTCTCTTGCCAGAGAAAAAATTGGTTATCAACCAACAACGACCTTGGCAGAGGGCTTAAAAGCGACATGGGAGTGGTATTGTAAACACCGGGACGAGCATAAACTGAAGATGAACTATTTTAAGGAGTAA
- a CDS encoding kinase translates to MIITRTPFRISFFGGGTDYPVWYEENGGAVLSTTINKYCYISCRYLPPFFDYKYRIRYSHREETKVVNEIKHPSVRECLKLLKIEKGIEMVHTSDIPAMSGIGSSSAFTVGFLQALYALKGKIVTKRHLAREAISMEQDVLKENVGSQDQIAAAFGGFNKVEFGGNRGFYVTPMTIGTEKMDLLQDHLMLFFTGYSRTASDVAAEQIRKTASKGDELRAMGEMVDEAINVLNRDRGNITDFGKFLHESWMYKRGLTKLISTNKIDEMYEVGRSAGAIGGKLLGAGGGGFLLFFAKPEDQQKIKEKLKGLLHVPFRFEPLGSQIIMYATQDFY, encoded by the coding sequence ATGATTATTACAAGGACACCTTTTCGTATTTCCTTTTTTGGTGGTGGAACTGATTATCCTGTCTGGTACGAGGAAAATGGCGGCGCAGTATTAAGTACAACAATAAATAAATATTGCTACATTAGTTGTCGATACCTTCCCCCTTTTTTCGATTATAAATATCGTATCAGATATTCTCACCGGGAGGAGACGAAGGTGGTCAACGAGATAAAACACCCCTCTGTCAGAGAGTGCCTCAAATTATTAAAGATTGAAAAAGGGATAGAAATGGTTCACACCAGTGATATTCCGGCCATGTCAGGTATTGGTTCCAGTTCAGCTTTTACTGTAGGTTTTCTTCAGGCTTTATATGCGTTGAAAGGAAAGATTGTTACCAAGCGACATTTAGCGCGGGAAGCTATTTCCATGGAGCAAGATGTTTTAAAAGAAAATGTTGGTTCTCAGGACCAGATTGCTGCTGCATTTGGTGGATTTAATAAGGTAGAATTTGGCGGAAATAGAGGATTTTATGTTACACCAATGACAATCGGCACAGAAAAGATGGATTTACTTCAGGATCATCTAATGTTGTTTTTTACAGGCTATTCAAGAACTGCTTCTGATGTAGCCGCTGAACAGATAAGGAAAACAGCTTCAAAAGGTGATGAGTTAAGGGCGATGGGAGAAATGGTTGATGAAGCAATAAATGTTCTTAATAGAGACAGGGGCAATATTACAGATTTCGGTAAGTTTCTCCATGAATCATGGATGTACAAAAGAGGTCTCACAAAACTAATATCGACAAATAAAATTGATGAGATGTATGAAGTTGGAAGAAGCGCCGGTGCTATTGGCGGGAAATTATTGGGGGCTGGCGGTGGTGGTTTTTTACTCTTTTTTGCCAAACCGGAAGACCAGCAAAAAATTAAGGAAAAATTGAAGGGGCTCCTGCATGTTCCCTTTCGATTTGAACCGCTGGGAAGTCAGATAATAATGTATGCAACACAAGACTTCTACTGA
- a CDS encoding FkbM family methyltransferase — MSDYIISKLILDTLLESEKISVIDCGARGGGERQWSSLTNNMILYGFDPDKDECDHLNEQAKNKGLDHFYYPLCLAENNDKNRDFYIAKCCDSSSLYPPNEELLKRFKQSVWGKTVYTFDSLKTDKIEKVSTTSLDIWAEENNIKEVDFIKLDVQGAELEVLKGGKKLLKSTLGLNIEVWFLPLYRGIPLFSDIDSFVRSEDFDFYSMHTYTSGQFVGRKSSPVMFDRVNTFWEQQLAGQLVTTDAFFLKDPIQRAIPSMDNNKILKLSCIAEISEQIEYAFELLSYLKKKLDVEGEDKKSRLVNDIYRIAAKKYGRKKKIIYLKKDLENRVFQPIKKMKKRFLG; from the coding sequence ATGTCAGACTACATCATTTCAAAGCTTATTTTAGATACACTGTTAGAGAGTGAAAAAATATCGGTTATTGATTGTGGCGCCAGAGGTGGGGGGGAACGGCAATGGTCATCATTAACCAATAATATGATTCTTTATGGCTTTGATCCTGATAAAGATGAATGCGATCACCTAAATGAGCAAGCCAAGAATAAGGGGCTTGATCATTTTTATTACCCTTTATGCCTTGCCGAAAATAATGATAAAAATCGTGATTTTTATATTGCAAAGTGTTGTGATTCAAGTTCCCTGTATCCGCCGAATGAGGAGTTGTTAAAGAGATTCAAACAAAGTGTCTGGGGAAAAACTGTTTATACCTTTGATTCACTTAAAACAGATAAAATTGAGAAGGTTAGCACAACGAGTCTGGATATATGGGCTGAGGAAAATAATATTAAAGAGGTAGATTTCATCAAACTTGATGTTCAGGGTGCAGAGCTTGAAGTTCTTAAAGGAGGAAAAAAACTATTAAAATCTACCTTAGGTTTGAATATAGAGGTTTGGTTTCTTCCTCTTTACAGGGGGATACCTCTGTTTAGTGATATCGATTCTTTTGTTCGCAGTGAGGATTTTGATTTTTATTCAATGCATACTTATACTTCCGGTCAATTTGTTGGCAGAAAGTCATCTCCCGTTATGTTTGACAGGGTTAATACTTTTTGGGAACAGCAACTGGCAGGGCAATTAGTGACTACAGATGCATTCTTTTTAAAAGATCCCATTCAAAGGGCGATACCCTCTATGGATAATAATAAAATTTTAAAATTATCCTGTATTGCAGAAATAAGCGAGCAGATAGAGTATGCTTTTGAGCTTTTATCTTATTTGAAAAAGAAGCTGGATGTAGAGGGTGAAGATAAAAAATCAAGACTTGTTAATGATATTTATCGTATAGCTGCTAAAAAATATGGCAGGAAAAAAAAGATCATATATTTGAAAAAAGACTTGGAAAACAGAGTGTTCCAGCCAATAAAAAAAATGAAAAAGAGATTTTTGGGTTAG
- a CDS encoding NAD-dependent epimerase/dehydratase family protein has product MFYKGKRVLVTGGTGFVGLHIVLELLKQGAKVRVPLHNRPLIIQDENIEIISVDLSDQNGCLKAADGVDYVFHAAGAVAGVGLAANGSMAAITTNLILTSQMLQASWTARVKRFLLFSSSTGYPVTDHPVQEDEMWSGPTHPNYFGYGWMRRYFERLGEFVASSSDLQISIIRPTAVYGQYDNFDPLTSHVIPALIRKAVERQTPYEVWGSGEEARDFLHVSDLARGCLLMLEKNPACDPVNIGYGQAVKIKDIVHMILKAAGHNQVEVIFNQSKPTTIPVRAVNTDKARTLLGFEPQVSLEDGLRDTLYWYAKKEKYNLTEISK; this is encoded by the coding sequence TTGTTCTATAAAGGGAAAAGAGTTCTGGTCACTGGCGGGACCGGTTTTGTCGGCCTCCATATTGTTTTGGAATTGTTAAAGCAGGGAGCGAAAGTTCGAGTTCCCCTTCATAATCGCCCTCTGATTATTCAAGATGAAAATATTGAGATAATCAGCGTTGATTTGTCAGATCAAAATGGTTGTCTGAAGGCAGCAGATGGTGTTGATTATGTTTTTCATGCTGCCGGCGCGGTCGCTGGAGTTGGTCTTGCTGCCAATGGTTCAATGGCTGCGATTACAACGAACCTTATCCTGACCTCACAAATGTTGCAGGCCTCATGGACAGCCAGAGTAAAACGGTTTTTACTTTTTAGCAGCAGCACAGGATACCCTGTGACCGACCATCCGGTTCAAGAAGATGAAATGTGGAGTGGTCCGACTCACCCAAACTACTTTGGTTACGGTTGGATGCGAAGGTATTTTGAGAGGCTGGGCGAATTTGTCGCATCCAGTTCGGATCTCCAAATATCAATTATAAGGCCTACGGCTGTATATGGGCAATATGATAATTTTGACCCTTTAACGAGCCATGTCATTCCTGCTCTCATCAGAAAGGCGGTTGAAAGGCAAACACCTTATGAAGTCTGGGGCAGTGGTGAAGAGGCAAGAGATTTTCTGCATGTGAGTGATTTGGCAAGAGGCTGCCTCCTCATGTTGGAGAAAAACCCTGCATGTGATCCTGTTAACATTGGTTATGGTCAGGCTGTTAAGATTAAAGATATTGTCCATATGATTTTAAAAGCTGCCGGACATAATCAGGTTGAGGTCATATTTAATCAATCAAAGCCGACAACTATACCGGTAAGAGCTGTTAATACTGATAAGGCGAGAACATTGCTTGGCTTTGAGCCGCAAGTTTCTCTTGAAGATGGTTTAAGGGATACGCTTTACTGGTATGCTAAAAAGGAAAAATATAACCTGACTGAGATTTCTAAATGA
- a CDS encoding radical SAM protein: MAYKRKIRVGLVQIGNSFSGQYYMPYSIGLLQAYALKYLKNPDDFEFLLPLFKRISVNDACSSLQKADIVFFSMYLWNTSISLEIARMLKKKNPDIVTVFGGPQVPSNAKNLEVFMKSSPFIDLGCFGEGEIPFLKTLQNYDTRKWENVPSMGFVDPEKGLVITEEAERIMDLDEIPSPYLDGVFDPLMKVNPDVNWSIMWETNRGCPFSCAFCAWGANSKNKLYRYGMDRLKSEIDWFGKKSIDFVFCCDANFGILDRDMDIVRYVACSKKTCGYPQVFSVQNTKNSSERIFDMQRLLSEYGLQKGVNLALQTVNEESLESIRRANISNQVFEELQNLFAREGIPTFSDIILGLPRESYESFTKGVAEVIESGQYNNIQFINLTILENTEMADYEYQKKYGLTLQESRIIYHHGTVEVEEIPEKQFLVVGSDSMPKSDWINSRVYSWIVSLLFFDKLLQIPILILNKVYNLNFKDIFELFMTNDQSYPLFSELNSILRDKAKDIQRGGTEYVPSKEWLNIWWPIDEYLFIYLSLNNKLDLFYREAEKLINALLKEQKAVSSEDVIRDCIVLNRSMIKQPFIKEDLTVELSHNVYSCYSSFFKGELKDIEKGEYKFKIKRSEEQWSSWEDWFRQLVWYGKKKGVYLYNCEES; encoded by the coding sequence ATGGCTTATAAAAGAAAAATCAGGGTTGGCCTTGTCCAGATAGGGAATTCATTCTCAGGGCAGTATTATATGCCTTATTCCATCGGTTTGCTTCAGGCATATGCTCTAAAATATTTGAAAAATCCTGATGATTTTGAATTCTTACTGCCTCTATTTAAGAGAATTAGTGTTAACGACGCCTGCTCTTCTCTCCAAAAGGCAGACATAGTTTTTTTCAGCATGTATTTATGGAATACGTCCATAAGCCTGGAAATCGCCAGAATGTTGAAAAAGAAAAATCCTGATATTGTTACCGTTTTTGGAGGCCCGCAGGTACCTAGTAATGCCAAAAACCTTGAAGTATTTATGAAAAGTTCCCCATTTATTGATCTTGGATGTTTCGGAGAAGGGGAGATCCCTTTCCTTAAAACGCTTCAAAACTACGATACAAGGAAATGGGAGAATGTTCCTTCAATGGGATTTGTGGACCCAGAAAAAGGACTGGTAATTACGGAAGAGGCAGAAAGAATAATGGACCTGGATGAGATTCCATCTCCTTATCTGGATGGAGTCTTTGATCCCTTGATGAAGGTAAACCCTGATGTTAACTGGTCTATTATGTGGGAGACTAACAGAGGTTGCCCTTTCTCCTGTGCATTTTGTGCCTGGGGAGCCAATAGCAAGAATAAGCTTTACAGATACGGGATGGATCGACTAAAGAGTGAGATCGACTGGTTTGGCAAAAAAAGCATTGACTTTGTTTTTTGCTGTGATGCGAATTTCGGTATTTTGGACAGGGATATGGATATTGTAAGGTATGTAGCGTGCAGCAAGAAGACTTGTGGCTATCCCCAGGTCTTTTCTGTGCAAAACACTAAGAACTCCTCTGAGCGGATTTTTGATATGCAAAGGCTCCTTTCTGAGTATGGGCTTCAAAAAGGGGTTAATCTGGCCCTTCAAACTGTTAATGAGGAAAGTCTTGAGAGTATTAGAAGAGCTAATATTTCCAATCAGGTATTTGAAGAATTGCAGAATCTTTTTGCCAGGGAGGGTATTCCAACTTTTTCAGATATAATTTTAGGCCTTCCCAGGGAAAGCTATGAATCGTTTACAAAGGGAGTGGCAGAAGTTATAGAAAGCGGACAGTACAATAATATCCAGTTTATTAACCTGACAATCCTTGAAAATACAGAAATGGCTGATTATGAATACCAGAAAAAATATGGACTCACTTTGCAGGAGTCACGTATTATCTATCACCATGGAACGGTTGAGGTTGAGGAAATACCTGAAAAGCAGTTTCTGGTTGTCGGATCGGATTCCATGCCTAAATCAGACTGGATAAATTCAAGAGTGTACAGTTGGATTGTCTCTCTGCTTTTCTTTGATAAACTTCTCCAGATCCCCATCCTCATTCTTAACAAAGTTTACAATCTGAACTTTAAGGATATTTTTGAACTTTTTATGACAAACGATCAATCCTATCCGTTGTTTTCAGAACTTAATTCTATTTTAAGGGATAAAGCTAAAGATATTCAGAGGGGGGGAACTGAATATGTACCATCGAAAGAATGGCTAAATATATGGTGGCCCATTGATGAATACCTGTTTATTTATTTATCTTTAAATAACAAATTGGACCTTTTTTATAGGGAGGCTGAAAAGCTGATTAATGCTCTTTTGAAAGAGCAAAAAGCAGTATCCTCGGAAGATGTTATTCGTGATTGTATCGTATTGAATCGCTCCATGATTAAACAGCCTTTTATAAAAGAGGATTTGACTGTCGAATTGAGTCATAATGTGTACAGTTGTTATAGTTCCTTTTTCAAGGGTGAATTGAAAGATATTGAAAAGGGCGAATATAAATTTAAAATTAAGAGAAGTGAAGAGCAATGGTCATCATGGGAGGATTGGTTCAGGCAGCTTGTCTGGTATGGTAAAAAAAAGGGGGTATATCTGTATAATTGTGAAGAAAGTTAA